A part of Miscanthus floridulus cultivar M001 chromosome 6, ASM1932011v1, whole genome shotgun sequence genomic DNA contains:
- the LOC136461747 gene encoding uncharacterized protein, protein MATNELSLKLLIDTKAQKVCFAEAGNEVVEFLSTLLCLPVSTITSLLTKERMVGSIGNVLDSLQELDAKYVISSRSKERYVSPAVAPSVLHPLQQLLDAPLNANDSFFTCQGKTDSYGRLAAPACGYFSAIKGTICPSCSNSMNVAMRHVKADGLVAGTATYTVKDDLSVTPASSVSSIALLAQSGVKDLSTLQERIVKISKEEVLEILLASLKSKTVLTDAFLQKKKVRCKKETAA, encoded by the exons ATGGCTACTAATGAATTATCGTTGAAGCTCTTGATTGATACCAAGGCTCAGAAAGTCTGCTTTGCTGAGGCTGGCAATGAAGTTGTTGAGTTCCTCTCCACCCTCTTGTGCCTCCCTGTGAGCACCATTACCAGTTTGCTTACCAAGGAGCGAATGGTTGGCAGCATTGGGAATGTTCTTGACAGTCTGCAGGAACTGGACGCCAAGTATGTGATCTCAAGCAGGAGCAAGGAACGCTATGTCAGCCCAGCCGTCGCTCCCAGTGTGCTTCATCCTTTGCAGCAGCTTCTGGATGCACCGCTAAATGCCAATGATAGTTTTTTCACATGTCAGGGGAAAACGGACAGCTATGGAAGACTTGCTGCACCTGCATGTGGTTATTTTTCTGCTATAAAGGGCACCATATGCCCTAGTTGTTCCAATTCAATGAATGTTGCAATGAGACATGTCAAAGCCGATGGGTTGGTGGCTGGGACTGCCACGTACACTGTCAAGGACGATCTCTCAGTAACTCCGGCATCTAGCGTGTCTAGCATTGCCTTGCTTGCACAGAGTGGTGTGAAGGATCTGAGCACGCTGCAAGAAAGGATCGTGAAGATTAGCAAGGAAGAG GTGTTGGAGATACTTCTTGCTTCCTTGAAGTCTAAGACAGTCCTGACCGATGCCTTTCTCCAGAAGAAAAAAGTTCGATGCAAGAAGGAAACTGCTGCTTAA